The Candidatus Omnitrophota bacterium genome contains a region encoding:
- a CDS encoding efflux RND transporter permease subunit gives MSLPTFSIKKPITMLVIYIMLVMSGIVSLAQLPVELYPNISFGEISIIIEVRGGIPPTEVEALVSKPVEEAVGSVSHLEEMMSISKEGESTVVLSFEPGINMEFAALDVREKFARVKNKLPKEIEKPIIAQFKRSDVPIVILAVTSLRRTTEEIRKIVDENVREAIKRISGVADAEVAGGRERKILIEADQRKMAACNLSLERLISAVGQNNLNLLSGDINKGNNKYIIRTIGLYTTVDDVKNIPVSAMPDGTMIRLKDVATVLDSYLEPSGYARVNIRPVVSIYVQKESTANTIKVAAQIEKEVERLKTVLPKDIQIVVTSNQANFIKSAIDNLKDALIKGAALVMLVLTIFLIRLDKKFMMIVLAILVSVVLMPPFLLLPLVIIMSIAFVSIARIRSVAIVSSAIPISVIITFTLMYAMKLTLNFMTLFGLALGVGMLVDNAIVVFENIVHKHEKGIEGIPAAIEGTEEVWVAILAGTLTHICVFLPMVFVGQEIKLLYGGVAWTVVFSLLISLFVAITVVPLLVSRSKIQLEKVTFLDNVYRLQRKWVVKFMRYRYRVMLFALILFLGSLFFFTRLGMEFLGTTEQNKFTAFIELPTGTKLDVTDTIVKKVEALIKEIPEVKTFSSRVEPWSSKVYVELVSLMQRKRSVGEVIESLRPKVERIRPAFIYFEEEQEVGTKEVVIELFGYDYAKLREIAISIATRLGTIKGFTDTKIRMREGRPELGLKVDRTRASLFDMTVSEVADSVHAQMRGLRATLFHTSSSEVETIARLDEKYRKTFKDVHKLILMNKNDDSIYLEQMTDFKYGLGPSEIWRKNKTRVIQVSANIGKLPLSKAAEMTKKALADLRLPEGYYWRLGGNYPTMVATQKQVWPILILTVLLIYLVLASLFESYHQPLIIMLAVPLALVGVVLSLYLTGKSVGMGVFVGMIMLGGIVVNNSILLIDHANNLRRQNINHVKAIILASRDRLRPILMTTSTTLLGLLPMAISTQEGSNLWSPLAITVMGGLTSSTILTLLIVPNAYIISEDIRVWIAAKLKKK, from the coding sequence ATGAGCCTTCCTACCTTTTCGATAAAAAAACCCATCACGATGCTGGTCATCTATATCATGCTCGTTATGTCGGGCATAGTTTCCCTGGCCCAGCTACCGGTAGAACTGTATCCCAACATAAGTTTCGGCGAGATAAGCATAATAATAGAAGTGCGCGGAGGAATACCTCCCACGGAAGTCGAGGCGCTCGTCTCAAAGCCCGTCGAGGAGGCCGTCGGCAGTGTCAGCCATCTCGAGGAGATGATGTCGATATCGAAAGAGGGCGAGTCGACGGTGGTTTTGAGTTTTGAACCGGGCATAAACATGGAATTCGCGGCTCTCGATGTCAGGGAGAAGTTCGCCAGGGTTAAGAATAAATTACCCAAAGAGATAGAGAAGCCGATCATAGCTCAGTTCAAACGCTCCGATGTGCCGATAGTCATACTTGCCGTTACCTCCTTACGCAGGACGACGGAAGAGATACGCAAGATAGTCGACGAGAACGTGCGCGAGGCGATAAAGCGCATAAGCGGGGTGGCAGACGCCGAAGTTGCCGGCGGCAGGGAGCGGAAGATATTGATAGAGGCCGACCAGAGGAAGATGGCCGCCTGTAATCTGTCGCTCGAGCGGCTGATATCAGCTGTAGGCCAGAATAACCTTAATTTACTCTCCGGGGATATAAACAAGGGTAACAATAAATATATTATAAGAACGATAGGTCTGTATACGACCGTCGACGATGTAAAGAATATACCGGTATCTGCCATGCCCGACGGCACTATGATCCGGTTGAAAGACGTCGCGACAGTCCTCGATTCTTATCTCGAGCCGTCCGGATACGCGAGAGTCAACATCCGTCCTGTAGTCTCGATATATGTGCAAAAAGAGTCGACGGCAAATACCATAAAGGTAGCGGCCCAGATAGAGAAAGAGGTCGAAAGACTCAAAACGGTTCTCCCGAAGGACATACAGATAGTCGTAACTTCCAACCAGGCTAATTTTATAAAAAGCGCGATAGATAATTTAAAAGACGCGCTTATAAAAGGCGCCGCGCTCGTTATGCTCGTCTTAACGATATTCTTAATCCGCCTCGATAAAAAATTCATGATGATAGTGCTGGCCATCCTGGTGTCGGTGGTATTGATGCCGCCGTTCCTTTTACTGCCGCTGGTAATTATAATGAGCATTGCCTTTGTCTCGATTGCCAGGATACGTTCCGTCGCTATCGTATCTTCCGCCATACCTATATCCGTCATAATAACATTCACTCTCATGTACGCGATGAAGCTGACCTTGAATTTCATGACGCTATTCGGCCTTGCCTTAGGCGTCGGTATGCTCGTCGACAACGCCATAGTCGTTTTTGAAAACATCGTCCATAAACACGAGAAAGGCATTGAAGGTATCCCGGCCGCGATAGAAGGCACCGAAGAGGTATGGGTGGCGATATTGGCCGGTACACTTACGCATATATGCGTATTCCTTCCAATGGTCTTCGTCGGCCAGGAGATAAAACTCCTGTACGGAGGAGTGGCATGGACGGTCGTCTTCTCGCTCCTCATATCGCTTTTTGTCGCGATAACCGTAGTGCCGCTTCTCGTTTCCCGCTCGAAGATACAGCTCGAGAAGGTTACTTTCCTGGACAATGTTTATCGCCTACAGAGAAAATGGGTCGTAAAATTCATGCGGTACAGATACAGGGTCATGCTTTTCGCGCTTATCCTTTTCCTCGGATCGCTCTTTTTCTTTACACGGCTCGGCATGGAGTTTTTGGGCACTACGGAGCAGAATAAGTTCACGGCATTCATCGAACTGCCAACCGGCACGAAATTAGACGTAACCGATACCATAGTAAAAAAAGTCGAAGCGCTTATAAAAGAGATACCGGAGGTCAAGACTTTCTCGTCGAGAGTTGAACCGTGGTCGAGCAAGGTATATGTGGAACTGGTAAGCCTGATGCAGAGGAAGCGCTCCGTCGGCGAGGTTATCGAGAGCCTGCGGCCCAAGGTCGAGAGGATACGCCCGGCGTTCATATATTTTGAGGAAGAGCAGGAGGTTGGCACAAAAGAAGTCGTTATCGAGCTTTTCGGCTATGATTACGCAAAATTAAGAGAGATAGCCATCTCCATAGCGACGCGGCTGGGCACAATAAAAGGATTTACTGACACAAAGATAAGGATGAGAGAAGGCCGCCCCGAGTTAGGGCTCAAAGTCGACAGGACGAGGGCGAGTTTATTCGATATGACGGTTTCCGAGGTGGCCGATTCTGTCCACGCTCAGATGAGGGGCTTGCGGGCCACGTTATTCCATACCTCCTCGAGCGAAGTCGAAACGATAGCGCGCCTCGACGAGAAATACAGGAAGACGTTCAAAGACGTGCATAAGCTTATATTGATGAATAAAAACGACGATAGCATATATTTAGAACAAATGACGGATTTTAAATATGGCCTGGGTCCAAGCGAGATATGGCGGAAGAACAAGACGCGGGTCATACAGGTAAGCGCTAATATCGGTAAATTGCCTTTGAGTAAAGCGGCTGAAATGACCAAAAAGGCACTCGCAGATCTGCGGCTTCCCGAGGGTTATTACTGGCGCCTGGGCGGCAATTATCCTACAATGGTGGCCACGCAAAAACAGGTTTGGCCGATATTGATCCTTACGGTACTTTTGATATACCTTGTGCTGGCCTCGCTTTTCGAGTCGTATCATCAGCCGCTTATAATAATGCTGGCCGTGCCGTTAGCGCTCGTTGGAGTCGTGTTGTCGCTGTATCTTACGGGAAAGTCCGTCGGAATGGGCGTCTTTGTCGGTATGATAATGCTGGGCGGCATAGTCGTAAATAACTCGATACTTTTGATAGACCACGCCAATAATCTTCGCCGGCAGAATATAAATCACGTCAAAGCCATAATACTTGCTTCCCGCGACAGGCTTCGGCCCATACTCATGACCACATCGACGACGCTTTTAGGGCTTCTGCCGATGGCGATCAGCACACAGGAAGGATCGAACTTGTGGAGCCCGCTCGCTATAACAGTCATGGGAGGGCTGACATCCTCTACTATACTTACACTTCTTATAGTCCCCAATGCTTATATCATATCCGAAGATATAAGAGTCTGGATAGCCGCCAAATTGAAGAAAAAGTAA